In the Deferrivibrio essentukiensis genome, one interval contains:
- the ptsP gene encoding phosphoenolpyruvate--protein phosphotransferase → MITLNGIKISDGVVIGRAYIFDKRTINIKKRNIKEFEVENEVQKLKNAVSETEKYMVAIKEMSENDFSSSHKFIFDVYMMLLKDEALIGETEKYIREHLVNAEYALSVVSGNLMKMFGKSNDEYLKERKNDIKHIVKKLLNFMVDKGYQYACDINRDLIVIAHDLSPYEAAHLFKQNVKGFALDMGSKVSHTSIIIRALGVPAVVGIENATYSISDGDTVIIDGINGQVIVDPDDETLRKYREKEERYLNFVSALNKFKESDVYTKDGVGINLLANVEINDEIPLALEYGSQGVGLYRTEFFYLEKGDLPEDEQFKILKEAVELIQGKQLTVRTFDLGGEKLSNLLPHPDESNPAMGLRAIRYSLRFKEFFKKQMRAILRASAFGDVRIMFPMISGLEEIDKAKKLLEESKEELKRENIEFNENIKIGIMVELPSIALISDLAAQEVDFFSVGTNDLIQYTLGIDRNNEYVAYLYRPSHPAVLTLLRNIIESANKFEIDATVCGEMAGDPMYIPILLGLGYTNLSMSPSQLLKAKLLISQIDTTECKKLVSEMAVCKYARVAEEKLSGFVNQFAGNLFIN, encoded by the coding sequence ATGATTACTTTAAATGGGATTAAAATCTCTGATGGTGTAGTTATTGGTAGAGCGTATATATTTGATAAACGGACGATTAATATAAAAAAGAGAAACATTAAAGAGTTTGAGGTCGAAAATGAAGTACAGAAATTAAAAAATGCTGTCAGTGAAACGGAAAAGTATATGGTTGCCATAAAAGAGATGTCCGAAAATGATTTTTCAAGCAGCCATAAATTTATTTTTGATGTTTATATGATGCTTTTAAAAGATGAGGCTCTTATTGGAGAAACAGAAAAGTATATAAGGGAGCATCTTGTTAATGCCGAATACGCTTTAAGTGTTGTTTCCGGCAATCTTATGAAAATGTTTGGTAAGTCTAATGACGAATATCTGAAAGAACGTAAAAATGATATAAAACATATAGTAAAAAAATTACTTAACTTTATGGTAGACAAGGGGTATCAGTATGCATGCGATATAAACAGAGATTTAATAGTAATTGCGCATGATTTATCCCCTTATGAAGCAGCCCATCTTTTTAAACAAAATGTAAAAGGCTTTGCCCTTGATATGGGGAGCAAGGTATCTCATACATCTATAATTATAAGAGCTCTTGGTGTGCCTGCAGTGGTAGGTATCGAGAATGCTACCTATAGTATTTCTGACGGTGACACAGTAATTATTGATGGCATAAATGGACAGGTAATTGTAGACCCTGATGATGAAACTTTGAGGAAATATAGGGAAAAAGAGGAGAGATATTTAAATTTTGTATCGGCTTTAAATAAATTTAAGGAAAGTGATGTTTATACAAAGGACGGAGTAGGAATTAATCTACTTGCCAATGTGGAAATTAATGATGAAATACCCCTGGCATTAGAATATGGGTCTCAAGGGGTAGGGCTTTACAGGACTGAATTTTTTTACCTTGAAAAGGGGGATTTGCCTGAAGATGAGCAATTTAAAATTTTAAAGGAGGCTGTAGAATTAATTCAAGGAAAACAACTTACAGTGCGTACTTTTGACTTGGGAGGAGAGAAATTATCAAACCTTTTGCCTCATCCAGATGAAAGTAATCCGGCAATGGGGTTGAGAGCGATACGTTATTCCTTGAGATTTAAAGAATTCTTTAAAAAACAGATGAGAGCTATATTGAGGGCTTCGGCCTTTGGGGATGTGAGGATAATGTTTCCAATGATTTCGGGGCTTGAAGAGATTGATAAGGCTAAAAAGCTCCTTGAAGAATCCAAAGAAGAATTAAAAAGAGAAAACATTGAATTTAATGAAAATATAAAAATAGGTATCATGGTAGAGCTTCCATCTATTGCCCTTATATCCGATTTGGCTGCGCAGGAGGTTGATTTTTTTAGTGTGGGCACAAATGACCTGATTCAATATACTCTTGGTATTGATAGAAATAATGAATATGTTGCCTATCTTTACCGTCCGTCTCATCCTGCAGTTTTGACACTTTTGAGGAATATTATTGAAAGTGCAAATAAATTTGAGATAGATGCAACTGTTTGTGGAGAAATGGCAGGGGACCCGATGTATATCCCAATTTTGTTAGGTCTTGGATATACAAATTTAAGCATGAGTCCATCACAGCTGCTAAAAGCCAAATTGTTAATAAGTCAAATAGATACAACCGAATGTAAAAAATTGGTGTCTGAAATGGCTGTGTGTAAATATGCAAGGGTAGCCGAAGAAAAATTAAGCGGCTTTGTAAATCAATTTGCAGGTAATTTGTTTATAAATTAG
- a CDS encoding HPr family phosphocarrier protein encodes MNNSVDIKSQTVQIVNELGLHARAAASFVKVAGKYPCEVKVEKDGMEVNGKSIMGVMMLAAPKGSFIKINVSGEGAEEALADLVTLINNKFGEER; translated from the coding sequence ATGAATAATTCTGTTGATATTAAATCTCAAACCGTTCAAATTGTTAATGAGCTTGGGCTTCATGCGAGAGCAGCTGCAAGTTTTGTAAAAGTTGCAGGCAAATATCCGTGTGAGGTGAAAGTTGAAAAGGATGGAATGGAAGTTAATGGGAAAAGTATTATGGGGGTAATGATGCTTGCTGCGCCAAAAGGCTCATTTATCAAAATAAATGTAAGCGGAGAAGGTGCAGAAGAAGCGTTGGCTGATTTAGTAACACTGATAAATAACAAATTTGGTGAAGAGAGATGA
- a CDS encoding PTS system mannose/fructose/sorbose family transporter subunit IID: MKKGLILLKSLFFTANQNITNMQGTGYKYLVDEISNKNKINIDNETLRNQLGYFNSHPFMINFIIGMWFKEYLNKGDPDYFKKVYGSALAALGDSFFWHTLRPLSFVLSAILAIYEPVVGLIFYFVFFNIFHIFFLWIGFDAGFKLGKEVISWFNYIKFNSWSKYGDLIAVFGFGILLSMLIKINIGFNVDLLSLVSFFAVLGFLFAKRLDVSLAFIVALILLLLIVYVRGM, from the coding sequence ATGAAAAAGGGGCTAATATTGCTTAAAAGTTTATTCTTTACTGCTAATCAAAATATTACAAATATGCAGGGGACAGGTTATAAGTATCTTGTTGATGAGATTTCAAATAAAAATAAGATAAATATAGATAATGAAACTTTAAGAAATCAGCTTGGTTATTTCAATTCGCACCCATTTATGATTAATTTTATTATTGGGATGTGGTTTAAGGAGTATCTTAACAAAGGTGATCCTGACTATTTTAAAAAGGTTTATGGTTCAGCTTTGGCTGCTCTTGGTGACAGCTTTTTCTGGCATACACTTAGACCTTTGTCTTTCGTATTAAGTGCAATTCTTGCCATATATGAGCCTGTTGTTGGCCTTATTTTTTATTTTGTTTTCTTTAATATTTTTCATATCTTTTTCTTATGGATAGGTTTTGATGCCGGTTTTAAACTTGGTAAAGAGGTGATAAGTTGGTTTAATTATATAAAGTTTAATAGTTGGTCTAAATATGGGGACCTTATTGCTGTTTTTGGATTTGGAATTTTGCTTTCTATGCTGATTAAAATAAATATAGGTTTTAATGTAGATTTGCTAAGTTTGGTCAGTTTTTTCGCTGTACTTGGATTTTTGTTTGCTAAAAGGCTTGATGTGTCTTTGGCATTTATAGTTGCACTGATTTTATTGTTACTAATAGTTTATGTAAGGGGTATGTAG
- a CDS encoding PTS sugar transporter subunit IIC, protein MAKWAFIIFFSGLISADRSTALHMMFSRPLIVSLVVGLLTSHLYLCLLCGIMIEIYGSVDVPVGTKIPKDDTFMAYIMSLLIGFEALTTPTDFILAAFLAILFVYPVTFLEYSLRKINMAMYESFMKKNLLDPKRLIVRSFLLSFLKGVIIYNAVFMLVFFMLNQLELDLRIFGETNQYFLIMIIFLAGYLIRFLSFKSVYKYLVFVAGAIIGWFVI, encoded by the coding sequence GCATTTATAATATTTTTTTCAGGGCTTATTTCTGCTGATAGAAGTACTGCCCTTCATATGATGTTTTCGCGCCCTTTGATTGTTTCTCTGGTCGTGGGGCTTCTTACTTCCCATTTATACTTGTGCCTTTTATGCGGAATAATGATTGAAATTTATGGAAGTGTTGATGTGCCTGTTGGCACTAAAATACCAAAAGATGATACTTTTATGGCATATATTATGTCTTTGCTTATAGGTTTTGAGGCTTTAACCACTCCGACTGATTTTATATTGGCAGCATTTTTGGCAATTCTATTTGTTTATCCGGTTACTTTTTTGGAATATTCATTGAGAAAAATTAATATGGCAATGTATGAGTCTTTTATGAAAAAGAATTTGTTAGACCCTAAAAGACTTATAGTCAGAAGCTTTTTGTTATCATTTTTGAAAGGGGTTATAATTTATAATGCTGTATTTATGTTAGTTTTTTTTATGTTAAATCAGTTGGAACTTGATTTGAGGATTTTTGGGGAAACCAATCAGTATTTTCTGATAATGATTATATTTTTAGCTGGCTATCTTATTAGGTTTTTATCTTTTAAAAGCGTATACAAATATTTGGTTTTTGTCGCTGGAGCGATAATTGGGTGGTTTGTAATATGA